AAATTATACCTTGCTGGTGTTTCCGAGGTCAATACGTACCCCTACGGGTATATAGGGCAAGGGAAAACAAAGGACTCTCCTCCGGAGGAAAGCAGCCGGCTTCCTCCGGAGGAAGCCCCCCAAGGAGGTGGATGGTATGGTGCGGATTCTTGCAGCGATGCTCTCGCTGCTCCTTGTCCTGGCCCCACCGGCGGCATCCTGGCAGCTGACCGAACGGGCACAGAGCATCTACGACTCCCTCCCCACATCAACGGTATCCCCTGTGGAAAGCTGGCTCTCCTGGGCCCCCTCTTCCCTGCGGGAGAAGGAACGGGAGAGCCTTGGCGCGCTGGCCGGAGCCTGGATCATCTGGGGATACACCCAGGGCGAGGGGTTCCATAAGGCCGCGTTTCTCTCCTATCTGGAGCAGGAAGAAGGAGACATCGTCCACGGCAACGTCTTCGCGCGCGGCGGGGTACGGATGTCTGTGGACAACCTCGCTGAAGAGGGAAGTGCAGACCAGGAATGGGTGGCCACACTCCTCGCGCCGGGCATGCAGCCCACGGCTCTCGCCTGTTCGCTCTATGCGGGGCAGAGCCCTCTCTTTGACAGCATCAGTCCGGACCAGTAGGCGGTGTTCACTCCCCGGCGTCGTCACGCTCCCATTGCAGCAGACCATCCTGCCCGCTCCGCAGGCTTCCCCCGGCTATCTCGTCCAGGTCGACGCCATACACCGTGCCGGCAAGCAGAGCCATCAATGCGGCGCCGTGCACGAATCCCATTGCGTAGTCATCGCTCGCCTCGCTGGGGCGATGGGTAAAGAGGCTTCCCAGAGACCGCTCCGCCACGGCGGGTTCGTTCATGGAACGCGCCAATGCTGCGGCAGCCTCTCTGGCCAGATCCAACTCCCGCTCGCTGAATTCTACGGGCATAGCCGCACTCCCCTCTCCAGGGCATTCTCCGGTCCTCCGCAATTGTACTGAGGACTTCTGTGCTGTTTTCCCGATAGAGAGATCGGCGGGGCTGATGTATACTCTTTTCGGTAACCGCCTCTCCTTCCTATCCCTTTGCCGCCGGAGGGCCGGGATGATTCCCGGCCCTCCTTTTTTAGCGCCGTGCAGGACGACCTCCCTCTACCCGCCGCAGGCGTCCACAAGCTGCCGACGGTAGGGGAAGAGGCCAAAGGCACCGCCGGTGTGGATGAATACCACCGTATCTTCGGGACCGAAGCGTCCGGCACGGATCTCCCCGCGCAAGCCGAACAGCGCCTTGCCCGTATAGACAGGATCGACGATGATCCCCTCCAGCTCGGCCACACGCCGGATGAAGACAAGCTGTTCGTCGGTGGTCGCCCCGTATCCGGCCCCGATATACCCGTCATAGACGCTGTAGTGCCCATCCTTCAGCTCCGGAATCTTCCACTGGGCGGTCACCTCCTCGACCAGGCCATCCACCTTCTCTCGTACTGCGGACGCGGCAAAGGCCACACTCATGCCCACAGCTTCAGCCGCAAGCCCGCTGTAGCGCAGTCCGGCGGCCATGCCGGCGAGCGTTCCTCCCGAACCGGTAGCCGCCAGGACATAGTCCGGCTTGATCCCCTGGTGCGCGCACTGTTGAGCCATCTCCTCCATGGCATTGATATAGCCGAGGACACCGGTGGCGTCAGATGCACCCAGAGGAATCACAAAGGGGACCTCGCCCTTGGCGCGGTATCCCTCGGCGACGCTCTCCATCCGTTGCTCCATGTCGAGCAGGCCGGCATCCGGTTCGTAGGTGCATGCCGCACCGAACAGAAAATCGAGAAAGTTGTTCCCTTCAGGAACGGAGGGTTTCTCGCCATTGAGGACAAGATGGCTTTTCATCCCCAGTAGGGCTGCAGCGGCCGCCGTGGCCCGACAGTGGTTGGACTGGACCCCGCCGCAGGTGATCAGCACCGTGGCGCCTCCGTCCCGGGCCTGTTTGCCGACGTATTCGAGCTTTCGGATCTTGTTGCCGGAAATCGCCATTCCGGTCAGGTCGTCCCGTTTCGCGAATATCCTCGGCCCTCCCAGTTCCGCTCCAAGGCGCGTCAACTCGTGGAGCGGCGTGGGAAGCCTGCCGAGATGGATACGATTCTCCAGAGGGAGTCTGTTCCGCATGGTCTTCCACCTCCTATGGAGTGCATGTCACAGGATGCACCGTCGCCGTTCTAGGACAGGGCAAGCAACCGTCGTGCTATGCCGTAGAACCCGCAACAGGCCTGTTTCAGCTGCTCCCGTTCGATGTACTCATCCTTCACATGGGCCATGGTCTCCGGAGATGGCCCATACCCTACAGTGGGAATCATTCGCTCTCCTGCATAGTGGCTGCCGTTGGTGCAGAAGGCGTAGTGCCCGATGGCCGGCTCCTGTCCCTGATCACGCAGTCCCTGAAGCGCCGCCGTCACCACGGGATCGCCCTCGTGGAACTGCCAGGCCGGCGCGAAGCGCTCCGCTTCAAGGGCGGCTCCCGTGTAGCAGCGGTCCCGTCCGACAGCGATGGACGCCGTGGCGTTGAGTTCAGGTCTCTCCGCCGAGAGTCTGTCGATGATCTCCCGGATGTCGGCGAGCACCGCTTCCCGGTTCTCCCCGGGAAGCAGCCTCCTGTCGAAGGTGACCCGGCAGTGATGGGGCAGCACACTGGCTCCGGGGTAGGGCGCCGAACAGATATCGGTAGGTTCAAGGATCCCCTTTCCCAGAAGGGGGTGTTCCGGAGCATCGTAGCCGTGTTCCATCTCCACCAGCAGGGCCGCCATGGTCCGCACCGCGTTGATCCCCTTCTCCGGGCTGGAGGAATGGGCATTGACGCCGGCGGTCTCCAGCACCACCTCCGCCCGCCCCCGCTGGCCTATCTTGAGAGAGAGCCCCGAGGGTTCGCCGATCACCACGAAATCCGGTTCCACAGCAGCAGAGATCTCCCGGGAGGCCACCCCTTCGAAACACTCCTCGTGCACGCTGCCGGCCACACAGAGCCTCCCCGGCAGGGTGTTCCCCAGGTCTTCCCTGAGAAAGGCCGCTGCGCAGATCATGGCGGTCAGACTGCCTTTCATATCGCTGGTGCCGCGCCCGTAGATACGGCCGTCCACCTCCTCGGCGCCGAAGGGTTCCCTGCTCCAGGCGTCCCTGTCGCCGATGTCCACATGGTCCATATGTCCCTCAAAGAGGACCGTAGCGCCGGGATTCCCGCCATCGATGGTCCCCACTACATTTCCCAGACGATCACGCTCAACACTGTCGAAACCGAGACGCCCCATGGCGGCGGCTACGATATCGGCCACCGCACTCTCCTGCCCTGAAGGGCTCGGCGTGCGCACCGCCTTCCCGCACAGCTCCACAAGCTCCGTTTCCCGTTGCTGCTGCAACATCATACAACCCACTTGATTACCACCCCTTTACTGTCTCCAAAACGGAATCGGGGATCTCGTCCCGCAGATAGGCCTCGATGGCGCTGCGGATGATCCGCAGTCCCGTATCGAGTTCGCGTTCGGCGATCACCAGCGGCGGCTGGATGCGGAGCACCGACCCGCTGAAAAAGGAGAGGATCAACCCGTTCTGCCAGGCCCAGTAGCAGATCTTGGCCGCCGCTTCGGTGTTCCGCTCTCTGGTGGCCCGGTTTTTCACCAGGTCTACACCGATGGAGAGCCCTCTGCCCCGGACATCTCCAATCAGCTCAAACTCCTCCTGCATGTTTCCGAGCTCCTGCATCGCACGGGCACCGAGGCGTTCGGACCGTTCCACCAAGCCCTCCTCCTCGATGACATCCAGCGTAGCGAGCGCAGCACGGCAGCCCACCGGATGCCCCGCACAGGTGAAGCAGTGGGCAGGCGGCTGCCATTGCTCCATGATCTCCGCTCTGGCGACGATGGCGCTCAAGGGCATGCCGGAGGCGATCGATTTGCCGAGGATCACGGCGTCGGGCACCACGTCGAAGTGCTCGATCCCAAACCATCGGCCGGTGCGCCCAAAGCCCTGCTGGACCTCTTCGGAAACGAACAGTATCCCGTGTTCGTCGCAGAGCTCCCGCAGGCGTTGCAGAAACCCCTGCGGAGGAATAACGAGCCCCGCATCGCCCTGGATCGGTTCGACGATCACCGCGGCGACCTCTTCCGGCGGGATATAGTTCGCAAAGGCCTCCTCCAGCCGGCCGATATGGTAGCGGGCGGCCTCCTCCTCGGACATGGGGACCGGCGTCCGATAGGGATCGGGCGAAGGAAAGTGGTACACCTCCGGGAGCATCGGCCCCATCCTGCGCCGCATATTGAGACTCAACGCACTGAGCGTCATGGCTCCGTAGGTGGTGCCGTGGTAGGAGCGCTGAAAGGCGATGATCTTGCTCCGGCCAGTGTACCACCGGGCCAGCTTGATCATCCCATCGTTGGCATCCGACCCGGATAGCCCGTAGATCACCCGTTTCCGGAAATCGCCGGGGGTAACGCTGCAGAGGCGCCGGCTGAGGCGCACCAGAGGCTCGTGGTACATATAGACGGCCGTATAGAGGAGCAGCTCTTCGGCCTGCTCCTTCACCGCCTCCACAACCCTGGGGTGGCAGTGTCCCGTATTCAGGGCGGCGGCGCTGGAGAGGAAATCGATATAGCGATTGCCGTCCATGTCCTCCACCTCGGCCCCTCTCCCCCGCTTCACCGCCAGCGGATAGTAGGGCACCCGCGATGCCGCCGCAACAACGCTCTTATCCTCTTCGACGAGTTCCATGCATTTCCGGTACCGATCATCCTGCACGCTGCTCCCTCCCTCGCGCAAAGCTGCACCCCAAAGGTGCAACAAGGCGGGGTGGACGCACCCCGCCTTGTGTCCTGCTTCGATCCTATTGTCGGCTCACAGTGGAATCTACGCGAAGAGACCCCTAGTTCGTCTCGACAGCCTTCATGACACGCTGGAAGAGCTCCTCGCCGAGCATCTCCTCCAACTGGGGCCATACGTCCTCGCGGACGGCAGTGGCGCAGGCTTTCAGCTGCTCGTCGCTCAGCA
This portion of the Synergistales bacterium genome encodes:
- a CDS encoding YgeY family selenium metabolism-linked hydrolase is translated as MLQQQRETELVELCGKAVRTPSPSGQESAVADIVAAAMGRLGFDSVERDRLGNVVGTIDGGNPGATVLFEGHMDHVDIGDRDAWSREPFGAEEVDGRIYGRGTSDMKGSLTAMICAAAFLREDLGNTLPGRLCVAGSVHEECFEGVASREISAAVEPDFVVIGEPSGLSLKIGQRGRAEVVLETAGVNAHSSSPEKGINAVRTMAALLVEMEHGYDAPEHPLLGKGILEPTDICSAPYPGASVLPHHCRVTFDRRLLPGENREAVLADIREIIDRLSAERPELNATASIAVGRDRCYTGAALEAERFAPAWQFHEGDPVVTAALQGLRDQGQEPAIGHYAFCTNGSHYAGERMIPTVGYGPSPETMAHVKDEYIEREQLKQACCGFYGIARRLLALS
- a CDS encoding D-cysteine desulfhydrase family protein, with amino-acid sequence MRNRLPLENRIHLGRLPTPLHELTRLGAELGGPRIFAKRDDLTGMAISGNKIRKLEYVGKQARDGGATVLITCGGVQSNHCRATAAAAALLGMKSHLVLNGEKPSVPEGNNFLDFLFGAACTYEPDAGLLDMEQRMESVAEGYRAKGEVPFVIPLGASDATGVLGYINAMEEMAQQCAHQGIKPDYVLAATGSGGTLAGMAAGLRYSGLAAEAVGMSVAFAASAVREKVDGLVEEVTAQWKIPELKDGHYSVYDGYIGAGYGATTDEQLVFIRRVAELEGIIVDPVYTGKALFGLRGEIRAGRFGPEDTVVFIHTGGAFGLFPYRRQLVDACGG
- a CDS encoding aspartate aminotransferase family protein; the encoded protein is MELVEEDKSVVAAASRVPYYPLAVKRGRGAEVEDMDGNRYIDFLSSAAALNTGHCHPRVVEAVKEQAEELLLYTAVYMYHEPLVRLSRRLCSVTPGDFRKRVIYGLSGSDANDGMIKLARWYTGRSKIIAFQRSYHGTTYGAMTLSALSLNMRRRMGPMLPEVYHFPSPDPYRTPVPMSEEEAARYHIGRLEEAFANYIPPEEVAAVIVEPIQGDAGLVIPPQGFLQRLRELCDEHGILFVSEEVQQGFGRTGRWFGIEHFDVVPDAVILGKSIASGMPLSAIVARAEIMEQWQPPAHCFTCAGHPVGCRAALATLDVIEEEGLVERSERLGARAMQELGNMQEEFELIGDVRGRGLSIGVDLVKNRATRERNTEAAAKICYWAWQNGLILSFFSGSVLRIQPPLVIAERELDTGLRIIRSAIEAYLRDEIPDSVLETVKGW